Proteins encoded together in one Astatotilapia calliptera chromosome 7, fAstCal1.2, whole genome shotgun sequence window:
- the ric8a gene encoding chaperone Ric-8A isoform X1, with protein sequence MMNMDLSAVIEEMETGDQDSALTALQSYNKQMNQCFTFNRDEQKDREEGKLQKHLGELVLGFLDRELQPSCLLACLETVRILSRDKNCLDPFTNQFAMSTLARYASIAVDSATTPAHSQSVDGQEEDAGGDEEETGLCSKVLKESSPPSENPDQEMIVEALKSICNILLHNETGQMVAADLQLIKGVAERLKQCHDPTWNYEVRFFDLRLTFLLTALRVDVRAQLAQELHGVSLLGNHLEATLGLCCSGTLETARAGFEGIPTEELPPLSRQQTELAMEILKILFNITFDINRRKVDEEEAAVYRHLGAILRHCLMSHADGEERTEEFHSHTVNLLGNLPLPCLDVLLMPKVQQGSIEYMGVNMDAVNTLLKFMEKRLDRGHKLKETLLPSLNLLTESARIHRETRKFLRSKVLPPLRDVKNRPEVGNTLRNKIVRLMTLIDTDVKDCAAEFLFVLCKESVSRFIKYTGYGNAAGLLAARGLLRGGKDPGIYSEDEDSETEEYREAKAQINPITGVVEEEQPNPMEGMTEEQKEYEAMKLVHMFDKLSRNHLIQPMQLGMDGTMTEMTTEDLHKLTNKPLLQSEDPPNLDSEDEN encoded by the exons ATGATGAACATGGATTTAAGTGCCGTTATAGAGGAGATGGAGACGGGCGACCAAGACTCGGCTCTGACGGCTTTACAGAGCTACAACAAGCAG ATGAACCAGTGCTTTACATTCAACAGGGATGAGCAGAAGGACAGAGAG GAAGGAAAGTTACAAAAG CATCTGGGGGAGTTAGTGCTCGGTTTCCTGGACCGGGAGTTGCAGCCTTCCTGTCTGCTGGCCTGTCTGGAAACGGTTCGAATCCTGTCCAGAGATAAAAATTGCCTGGACCCATTCACCAACCAATTCGCCATGTCCACTCTTGCCCGCTATGCTAGCATTGCTGTGGACAGTGCTACCACACCTGCCCACAGCCAGTCAGTGGATGGCCAAG aaGAGGATGCGGGAGGAGACGAGGAAGAGACGGGACTATGTAGTAAAGTGCTGAAAGAATCTTCCCCTCCTTCAGAAAATCCTGACCAGGAAATGATTGTTGAGGCACTCAAGTCCATCTGCAACATCCTGCTGCACAATGAGACAGgacag ATGGTAGCAGCAGATCTGCAGCTGATTAAAGGTGTGGCAGAGAGATTGAAACAGTGTCATGATCCTACTTGGAACTATGAG GTACGTTTCTTTGACTTGCGCCTAACCTTCCTGCTGACTGCCCTAAGAGTGGATGTCAGGGCACAGCTGGCTCAGGAGCTTCATGGTGTCAGCCTTCTAG GAAACCACTTGGAAGCCACACTGGGTCTATGCTGCTCAGGGACCCTGGAGACAGCAAGAGCAGGTTTTGAAGGCATCCCGACCGAAGAGCTGCCCCCACTGAGCCGGCAGCAGACAGAACTAGCTATGGAGATACTGAAAATACTATTCAACATCACGTTTGACATAAACAGACGCAAAGTTGATGAG GAAGAGGCAGCTGTGTACAGACATTTGGGAGCCATACTGAGGCACTGTCTAATGAGCCACGCTGATGGAGAGGAGCGGACTGAAGAGTTTCACAG ccATACTGTGAATTTACTAGGTAACCTCCCTCTGCCTTGTTTGGATGTATTATTGATGCCCAAGGTGCAGCAAGGTTCCATTGAATATATGGGTGTCAACATGGATGCTGTGAACACGCTGCTAAAATTCATGGAGAAAAGACTTGACCGG GGTCATAAGCTGAAGGAGACCCTTCTTCCATCACTGAACTTGTTGACCGAGAGTGCCCGTATCCACAGAGAGACCAGGAAGTTCCTCAGGTCAAAA GTGCTGCCACCACTACGTGATGTGAAAAACAGGCCAGAGGTGGGCAACACGCTGAGGAATAAAATAGTCCGCCTTATGACCCTCATTGACACTGACGTCAAGGACTGTGCGGCTGAATTCCTCTTTGTTCTCTGCAAAGAAAGTG TTTCAAGGTTCATTAAGTATACTGGATATGGCAATGCTGCAGGCCTGCTGGCTGCCAGAGGACTGCTTAGAGGAGGTAAAGACCCTGGAATCTACTCCGAGGATGAGGACTCTGAGACAGAAGAGTACAGAGAGGCCAAAGCCCA AATCAACCCAATAACAGGAGTTGTAGAAGAGGAGCAGCCCAATCCCATGGAAGGAATGACAGAAGAGCAAAAGGAATATGAAGCCATGAAGTTGGTCCACATGTTTGACAAACTGTCAAG AAACCATTTAATACAGCCCATGCAGCTCGGTATGGATGGGACAATGACAGAGATGACTACAGAGGATCTCCATAAACTGACCAACAAGCCATTGCTCCAGTCAGAAGACCCTCCTAATTTAGACAGTGAGGATGAAAACTGA
- the ric8a gene encoding chaperone Ric-8A isoform X2, protein MMNMDLSAVIEEMETGDQDSALTALQSYNKQMNQCFTFNRDEQKDREHLGELVLGFLDRELQPSCLLACLETVRILSRDKNCLDPFTNQFAMSTLARYASIAVDSATTPAHSQSVDGQEEDAGGDEEETGLCSKVLKESSPPSENPDQEMIVEALKSICNILLHNETGQMVAADLQLIKGVAERLKQCHDPTWNYEVRFFDLRLTFLLTALRVDVRAQLAQELHGVSLLGNHLEATLGLCCSGTLETARAGFEGIPTEELPPLSRQQTELAMEILKILFNITFDINRRKVDEEEAAVYRHLGAILRHCLMSHADGEERTEEFHSHTVNLLGNLPLPCLDVLLMPKVQQGSIEYMGVNMDAVNTLLKFMEKRLDRGHKLKETLLPSLNLLTESARIHRETRKFLRSKVLPPLRDVKNRPEVGNTLRNKIVRLMTLIDTDVKDCAAEFLFVLCKESVSRFIKYTGYGNAAGLLAARGLLRGGKDPGIYSEDEDSETEEYREAKAQINPITGVVEEEQPNPMEGMTEEQKEYEAMKLVHMFDKLSRNHLIQPMQLGMDGTMTEMTTEDLHKLTNKPLLQSEDPPNLDSEDEN, encoded by the exons ATGATGAACATGGATTTAAGTGCCGTTATAGAGGAGATGGAGACGGGCGACCAAGACTCGGCTCTGACGGCTTTACAGAGCTACAACAAGCAG ATGAACCAGTGCTTTACATTCAACAGGGATGAGCAGAAGGACAGAGAG CATCTGGGGGAGTTAGTGCTCGGTTTCCTGGACCGGGAGTTGCAGCCTTCCTGTCTGCTGGCCTGTCTGGAAACGGTTCGAATCCTGTCCAGAGATAAAAATTGCCTGGACCCATTCACCAACCAATTCGCCATGTCCACTCTTGCCCGCTATGCTAGCATTGCTGTGGACAGTGCTACCACACCTGCCCACAGCCAGTCAGTGGATGGCCAAG aaGAGGATGCGGGAGGAGACGAGGAAGAGACGGGACTATGTAGTAAAGTGCTGAAAGAATCTTCCCCTCCTTCAGAAAATCCTGACCAGGAAATGATTGTTGAGGCACTCAAGTCCATCTGCAACATCCTGCTGCACAATGAGACAGgacag ATGGTAGCAGCAGATCTGCAGCTGATTAAAGGTGTGGCAGAGAGATTGAAACAGTGTCATGATCCTACTTGGAACTATGAG GTACGTTTCTTTGACTTGCGCCTAACCTTCCTGCTGACTGCCCTAAGAGTGGATGTCAGGGCACAGCTGGCTCAGGAGCTTCATGGTGTCAGCCTTCTAG GAAACCACTTGGAAGCCACACTGGGTCTATGCTGCTCAGGGACCCTGGAGACAGCAAGAGCAGGTTTTGAAGGCATCCCGACCGAAGAGCTGCCCCCACTGAGCCGGCAGCAGACAGAACTAGCTATGGAGATACTGAAAATACTATTCAACATCACGTTTGACATAAACAGACGCAAAGTTGATGAG GAAGAGGCAGCTGTGTACAGACATTTGGGAGCCATACTGAGGCACTGTCTAATGAGCCACGCTGATGGAGAGGAGCGGACTGAAGAGTTTCACAG ccATACTGTGAATTTACTAGGTAACCTCCCTCTGCCTTGTTTGGATGTATTATTGATGCCCAAGGTGCAGCAAGGTTCCATTGAATATATGGGTGTCAACATGGATGCTGTGAACACGCTGCTAAAATTCATGGAGAAAAGACTTGACCGG GGTCATAAGCTGAAGGAGACCCTTCTTCCATCACTGAACTTGTTGACCGAGAGTGCCCGTATCCACAGAGAGACCAGGAAGTTCCTCAGGTCAAAA GTGCTGCCACCACTACGTGATGTGAAAAACAGGCCAGAGGTGGGCAACACGCTGAGGAATAAAATAGTCCGCCTTATGACCCTCATTGACACTGACGTCAAGGACTGTGCGGCTGAATTCCTCTTTGTTCTCTGCAAAGAAAGTG TTTCAAGGTTCATTAAGTATACTGGATATGGCAATGCTGCAGGCCTGCTGGCTGCCAGAGGACTGCTTAGAGGAGGTAAAGACCCTGGAATCTACTCCGAGGATGAGGACTCTGAGACAGAAGAGTACAGAGAGGCCAAAGCCCA AATCAACCCAATAACAGGAGTTGTAGAAGAGGAGCAGCCCAATCCCATGGAAGGAATGACAGAAGAGCAAAAGGAATATGAAGCCATGAAGTTGGTCCACATGTTTGACAAACTGTCAAG AAACCATTTAATACAGCCCATGCAGCTCGGTATGGATGGGACAATGACAGAGATGACTACAGAGGATCTCCATAAACTGACCAACAAGCCATTGCTCCAGTCAGAAGACCCTCCTAATTTAGACAGTGAGGATGAAAACTGA